GCTGCAGTTGATCCCGGGATGCAGAAAATGACATGCTGCTGGTAGATACCGGCCACCGCCCGGGAGAGCATGGATGATGTCCCGATCTCGTCAAAGCTTTTTAACCGGAAGAGTTCTCCAAACCCGTCAATGACCTTTTCCAGCAACGGCGTTACTGCTTCGATAGTGCAGTCATCATGGGTAAGACCGGTGCCGCCATTGATGATGATACAGTTTGCATGGGATGCAGCTTTTACAACTTCAGATCGGATCGCTTCAATACGGTCCGGTACAA
Above is a genomic segment from Methanoregula sp. containing:
- a CDS encoding MogA/MoaB family molybdenum cofactor biosynthesis protein, with protein sequence MKPEHLKPLAITIGIITVSSSRKPDTDTSGMTITEIVKDAGFPVGYYAIVPDRIEAIRSEVVKAASHANCIIINGGTGLTHDDCTIEAVTPLLEKVIDGFGELFRLKSFDEIGTSSMLSRAVAGIYQQHVIFCIPGSTAAVRLATSQLIVPEIVHIMSHAIK